In Eriocheir sinensis breed Jianghai 21 chromosome 17, ASM2467909v1, whole genome shotgun sequence, one genomic interval encodes:
- the LOC126999817 gene encoding protein extra-macrochaetae-like: MKSGTSRSPRGPPEVRQERQEIREYLDKLRQLVPGCPKAGKLSRLAVIQHVIDYIVELQDTLVHHPANAAALAVEQDVARLAHVDPLLALQRLSAHKYPHGAAPLTPEDHKAAGPAPAAKTSADPSMTAATVRKNSSSCRRPLGVLSSLKNQRH; encoded by the coding sequence ATGAAGTCAGGCACCTCGCGTTCCCCTCGCGGCCCACCGGAGGTGCGGCAGGAGCGGCAGGAGATCCGTGAGTACCTGGACAAGTTACGGCAGCTGGTGCCGGGCTGCCCCAAGGCGGGCAAGCTGTCCCGGCTGGCGGTGATCCAGCACGTGATCGACTACATCGTGGAGCTGCAGGACACTCTCGTGCACCACCCCGCCAACGCCGCCGCCCTGGCCGTCGAGCAAGACGTGGCGCGCCTCGCACACGTCGACCCGCTGCTCGCCCTCCAGCGGCTCAGCGCCCACAAGTACCCGCACGGTGCTGCTCCGCTGACGCCCGAGGACCACAAGGCCGCCGGACCCGCCCCCGCCGCCAAGACAAGTGCTGACCCCTCCATGACCGCTGCCACAGTCAGGAAAAACAGCAGTAGCTGCAGGAGGCCGCTAGGCGTGCTGTCCTCCCTCAAAAACCAAAGGCATTAA